Within the Tursiops truncatus isolate mTurTru1 chromosome 19, mTurTru1.mat.Y, whole genome shotgun sequence genome, the region CCTCGGCTCTCTCCTTCACACCTTACCTGCCTCCAGCTCCACGTGCAAGAagcttctggcaaccacttgAACCCAGAGCCCAGCCAGCCGGCCCCCAGCGTGGACCTCGACTTCCTGGAAGATGATATCCTGGGCTCAccggcggcggggggcgggggcggcgggggcgccGACCAGCCCTGTGACATCCTCCAGCAGAGCCTCCAGGAGGCCAACATCACCGAGCAGACACTCGAAGCCGAGGCCGAGCTGGACCTGGGCCCCTTCCAGCTGCCCACGCTGCAGCCTGCGGATGGCGGGGCTGGCCCAGCGGGGACCGGAGGGGCTGCCGCCGTGGCCACGGGGCCCCAGGCCCTCTTCCCGGGTGGGGCTGACCTGCTGGGGCTGCAGGCCCCGCCCACCGTGCTGACCCACCAGGCCCTGGTGCCGCCCCAGGACGTGGTCAGCAAAGCCCTCAGTGTCCAGCCCTTCCTGCAGCCCGTGGGCCTGGGCAACGTGACCCTGCAGCCCATCCCAGGCCTTCAGGGCCTGCCCAACGGCAGCCCCGGGGGCGCCGCGGCGGCTACTCTCGGCCTGGCTCCCATCCAGGTGGTGGGCCAGCCCGTCATGGCACTCAACCCGcccacctcccagctcctggccaaGCAGGTGCCCGTCAGCGGTTATCTGGCCTCGGCAGCTGGCCCTTCAGAGCCAGTGACCCTGGCATCGGCCGGCGTCTCGCCGCAGGGGGCTGGCCTGGTCATCCAGAAGAACCTCCCTGCCGCCGTGGCCACCACGCTCAATGGGAACTCGGTGTTCGGAGGGGCGGGAGCCGCCACGGCCGCGGCCAGCGGGGCGCCCTCGGGACAGCCGCTGGCGGTGGCCCCGGGCCTCGGCACGTCGCCACTGGTTCCGGCGCCCAATGTGATCCTGCACCGCACGCCCACGCCCATCCAGCCCAAGCCTGCCGGCGTGCTGCCCCCCAAGCTCTACCAGCTGACACCCAAGCCGTTCGCCCCCGCGGGCGCCACGCTCACCATCCAGGGCGAGGCAGGGGGCCTCCCACAGCAGCCCAAGGCCCCCCAGAACCTGACTTTCATGGCGGCGGGCAAGGCCGGCCAGAACGTGGTGCTGTCGGGCTTCCCGGCGCCCGCCCTGCAGGCGAACGTCTTCAAGCAGCCTCCCGCCACCACCACGGGCGGGGCCCCGCCGCAACCCCCCGGGGCCCTGAGCAAGCCCATGAGCGTGCACCTCCTGAATCAAGGCAGCAGCATCGTCATCCCCGCCCAGCACATGCTGCCGGGCCAGAACCAGTTCTTGCTGCCCGGCACGTCGGCAGTCCAGCTCCCCCAGCCGCTCTCGGCCCTGCCGGCCAACGTGGGCGGGCAGATCCTGGCGGCCGCAGCCCCCCACGCGGGCGGACAGCTCATCGCCAACCCCATCCTCACCAACCAGAACCTGGCGGGCCCGCTGAGCCTGGGCCCTGTGCTGGCCCCCCACTCCGGGGCCCACAGCGCAGCCCACATCCTCTCGGCGGCCCCCATCCAGGTGGGCCAGCCAGCGCTCTTCCAGATGCCCGTGTCGCTGGCCGCGGGCAGCCTGCCCACACAGAGCCAGCCGGCACCCACCGGCCCTGCCGCCACTACCGTCCTCCAGGGGGTCACTCTGCCCCCCAGCGCCGTGGCTATGCTCAACGCCCCCGACGGTCTGGTGCAGCCCGCCAcccctgccgccgccgccgctgggGAGGCCGCGCCTGTCCTCGCAGTGCAGACAGCGCCCCAGGCGTCCCCCGCGGTCAGCACGCCGCTGCCTCTGGGCCTCCAGCAGCCGCAGgcacagcaacagcagcagcccGCACAGGGCCCTGCCCCGCAGGCCGCCCCGGCTCAGGcctccaccccccagcccagcccaggcctggcgTCCAGCCCGGAGAAGATGGTCCTGGGGCAGCCGCCCTCTGCCGCCGCCACGGCCATCCTCACTCAGGACTCCCTGCAGATGTTCCTGCCCCAGGTAACCAGGGCTgccgggcaggggcggggggtcTGTGTGGAGAGGGGCCAAGAGCTGGAACCGGGTGTGGTTGAAGCAGCGGGTGGGAGGGTCCTGTGGGTTAGGGAGAGCGTCTCAGACATGGCCCCCCTGCTCCAGGTCCCCGAGGAGGAGGCCTGAGGGTGACAGGGCCAACTGactgacacagagacagacagacaaggagAGTGACTGGCTGACAGACTGCCCACTTGCTGGAGGGTTGGAGAGGGGTCACACAGAGACAGTGGCTGAGACATGGACGGACAGATGGGGCAGGAGAGATGCACATTGGGGTGGAGCTGGAAGACGACTCACGGGACTGAGGGTTCGGAGCTGCCCCGGGTTGTGGCCTCCTGGACCCTGgggctccctcccagcccccggccTTGGTGCCCCCCAGCCGGTTCCCACCACCCGCTTCCCTGGTGCATCAGTGGGGGCGGGGTGTCAGGGTGGGGAGGCCGCGGGTCCGTGGGGATGGCCTCTGACCCTGTGCGGGCTGCCTGTTTCAGGAGAGGAGCCAGCAGCCCCTCTCCACAGAGGGCCCCCACCTCTCCGTGCCCGCCTCGGTCATAGTCAGCGCCCCGCCTCCCGCCCAAGACCCAGCCCTGACCACCCCCGTCACCAAAGGAGCTGGCCTTGGCCCTCAGGCCCCCGACAGCCAGGCCTCCCCGGCGCCGGCCCCCCAGGTAGACGAACCCCAGCAGCCTCTGTCCCAGCGCAGACCAGCCCTGCCCCTCGCCCCCCTTCCCCGTTCCCTCCGCTCGCTCCCTggctgccctgcctgcctctctgtcTCGCTGGCTTGGGAAACGGTGCTCTCCTTGGCTCCCCAGATGTTTCCTGAGGGTCTCCGGACAGTCATGGATGCTTGAGACCACACTCTAGTCAGGGACACGAGATCCACACAGCAGGAAATGGATTAGGTCCTCGAATGATCATTTTCCCATCTGGGTAACTAATCTTCAGGTAGCTCACATTTTAAGGAAGATACCAAGAGGTCTAGGTCAAAGCCCCCTCTCCTGCTTTCCCTCCCAAGGCAGTTTCTGGCACTCCTTTCCCACGCATAGACGAGCAAAATGACAACTGGATTCCTTCCCTTCCATTTTTACCAAAGTGATAGTGTACTCTGCATGCATTCTGCACCTTTTATTATTTAACAGTTCATCTTGGAGACTGTACTTCATtcttgcatagtattccattgtgtggaggtactattatttatttaatcagttgTTGTTGGGAATTTAGATCACTTTTGGTCTTTAGCTGTGGTTGAGCAAGGTTGCAAAGAAGAACTCTACATGTGTCTCTTTGTAGGATAAGTTCTTTAAAAGGAAATTGCTAGGTCTAAGAGCAAATGTATTTGTAGTTTTgacagatattgccaaattgctctggAGTGTAAATTGGTTTAACAGATTATCAGCAATATATGATCTGTGCCTTTTTGCCCTCACCCTCAGCAATATTGAACTTGGCCGATCGGATAGGTGAAAATactctcttgttttgttttaatatgcattttgttTTACGGTAAATGAGGCGGGGCAGGTTTTTATAGATTTAGAGctatttgtgttttcctttctacGGAATTGTCTGTTCATATCCTTGGCCATTTTCAAATTTGGGGTTAATGGTCATTTTCTTGTTGATCTGTAGAAACTCTTTACATATTAGAGAAATTAGCCATTGTCTCATATAAGTCATTAGCACATCAGCATTTGAGAGGATGGATGTTGTACTCCTTTGAAAAGGACCAGTGGGTGGGTGGATTAGGGTaggcaggaagaggagggaataaCATAAGCGAGGTCCAGGAAGGCAGAAATCAGCTGGGCCTTGGCCTTAAACAGCCATGATTTCATTCTCAGGCTCTGCTACTCACCATGTGACTTGAAGCAACTAGTTTCTTCATTCCATCAACAGTTGTTTAGGGAAAGGGGTGCACTACGTATGTGTCAGGCCTTGTGCTAACCCTGGGCGAGTCCCTGTAACTGCcgagccttgatttcctcatctggaaaatgggaataatagtttCTTTATAGGTCTGTTAGGAGAAATAAACCAGTTAATATGTGCTTTGCACAGGGtaagcactccataaatatttgctattattattatcttagcTATTGTGTTTATGGGTCAGTCCAGAGGGACATGGGGCCAGGATGTCCTCAGGTCATCTCTACCCAGAGAGGAAGACCAGGCAGGAGTAGGGGAGGGGCGAGGGGCCGCCTGGCCCATGAGAGACTCAGGTTGGAAGCACTGTCTCTAGAGTGGTCGGACCAGGCCTGGGTCCCTGGGGCCAAGGGCAGTCCCCTCTCCGAGCCTCACGAGCTCCCGTCCTCAGCTGGAACGTGGGGCTGGTAGGAGCCCTTTTTCTGAGTGCTGTGGTTGAGAGCCAGGCCAGGGCACACGTGTACTCTGCCACTTTAATGTTGCACACCCTGCAGGTACTTGTCTAGACTCGCTCCTTGGGTGACCAACCAGCCCAGTTTACCCAGTACCGAGGAGGATCTCGGGAGACGGGACTTTCCGTTTTAAAACTGAGACGGTCCCAGACAGACCAGGACAAGTTGGTCACCTTCCTGACTCCTCCCGGCCCTCCCTTGCCACCTTCCCTGCGTTGCATTTCTCCATAGCACTGACCACCCTCTGACCAGGCCGCCTGTTTTCCCTGTTAACTGTCTTCACTGTAACATGAATGCCTCTCTGTAACGTATACGCTTCACTATAGCGTAAAGTCCACGAGGCAGAGAGTTGTGTGCGTTCAGGCCCTGCTGTCTCCCCAgcgcccagaacagtgcctggcctgcAGCAGATGCTTGGTgagcatttgtaaaataaatgagtggAGGAAGGAACCCAGCCACACATACGAGCACGCGCCCGGCGCTGAGCAGCCCACCGCGAGAGCAAAGGGAGAGCCATTACCGATGGGCACTAGGTGTGCCTTGAAAACCACCGTCCCGGAGAATTGTTGTTAGGGGAAGTTAGGAACAGGGACTCTGCTCCCGACCCTGCCACTTAcaggctctgtgcctcagtttcctgacctgtCAAACGAGGAGGATGATAGTGGCATCTACTTCATAGGTTGTTGTGAGGGATAAATaagttaatgtatgtaaagtgcttgaACAGGGCCGGGCATGTTGAAAGTCCTGAAGGCGTGAAAGAAGCCGGGTGAATTTTCCACGAAGGGCCAACAggaaacattttaggctttgcaggtctCTGTCATCATAGCCTAGCAGCAGTTCTAGATCTAGATTCtagataaatgaatgagcatgggcgtgttccaataaaaccttatgtatggacactgaaatttgaatccCCTGTCAGTGTCCCAAGTCagaaaatattcttcttcttttgacttcttttcaaccatttaaaaatgtacaaaaactaTTCTTAGCTTGCGGGCCATACAGAATGGTCAGCTAAGCGGgtggcaggccagatttggcctctgggccatagtttgccaaccctttTGATGTCTTTATTTCATTACGTAGACACTCAAGGCTTCATTTATTCAGTCCCCTATTCATGAATACTTAAGGTGGTTTCCCGTGGAATTGGTAACAGACCACACTCCCCTACGTATTCTTGTATCAGGCTTTGCACATGCATGAGAATACCCGTAGgggtaaatttctagaaacagaaTGGCTGGACCAGAGggtatacagttggccctccgtatccacaGGTTCTGCGTCCCCAGATTCAGCCAACTGCGGATCTGAAATACTCGGGGAAAAATATTCCGGAAAAAGCAACATTGGCTTTGCTGCGCTCAGacagctatttacatagcatttacattatattcGATATTATAAGcgatctagagatgatttaaaatatacgaGAGGacgtgcataggttatatgcaaacacGGTGCCATTTATATAAGGGAcgtgagcatccttggatttggGTATCCGAGGGAGTCCTGGAATCAATCCCCGTGGATACAGAGGGTTGACTGTAAGTGCTTCCCAAGCATGTTATGGACCAAACCGGTTGCTCCTCTGTGAGGTCTGTGCCAGTGAAGGCCTTCTCCCACGGCTTCCTCAACCCCAGATCAGCAGCCGACTCACTGCTGGCCAGGCGGAAAAATGCACTCCTCCTCCTTcgcttctctctcattctctgcgTCAGTCGAGCATCTTCCCATCTCCTCACGGGCAGTTGGAATCTCTCAGTAAACAGTCCACTCATGtgggagcttaaaaaaaaagtgattataaaaataatttcctgcttctttagagcatttagaaaatacagaaaagaaccaagaagaaaaacaaatcaccCACAATACCAGCATGCAGAAGCCACTGGTAACATTCTTGGTATGACGTTTCCTTTCggccttgcttttttttcttcccatccaTTTAAAACGTTTGTCCTTTTGACATTAGGTATTATAGTCCCATGGTTCGATCatgaaaaagcatttttaaagtacGGGGAAAAGCATCCCACCCCATGCCTGCATTCCCAGCCCCCGGCCCTTCCCCGTAGCCTCAGCACTTACTTTTTGTATCTCCTTCCAGCTCTGTGTATATACAGCCTCGTGCAAATACGGgtttacatttctctctctccagcagGTAGCACGTTATCCACTTACTTGGGCAGCACATGGGGAGTTTCCTTGGTCCTTTGTTACAGAGGAAAAGTATTCCTCTGTACAGATAGGGATGGGTGAGCATTCATCCCCGGAAGTGCTGTCCTGATGCACGATAGACCACGTCCAGGCTTTGGTCCTCCACACAGAGCTGCAGTAAACAACTCATCCACCTGTCATTTCCCACATGTGCAGGCGTATCTCTCTGGTCACTTCCTGGAAGCCTGTTTGCCGGTTCAAAGCACAGGTGCACTTAGAATTTGCACAGCTGCTGCTGAATTGCATTCCTCTGAGGCTGTAGCAAATGGTGCCAGTGTAGACCCCCAAAGGCAATGCACGAGTGTCTTTATGAGACATACGGCTTATTCCTAATGCGATGCCTGAACATGGTTCCATAGGGTGTTTTGATTTGCGTCTCTCTTATTACAAGTGAGGTTGAACATCTCTTGATACAGTTCagccttttgtgtttctttttctgcacACTGTCTGATCATCTTTTTTCTCACTGCTTGTTATTATTTGTGATTTCTAGAGGCTCTTTGTATATGAGAGAGATGAGCTTTGTCTAGGCTATGAGTTGCAACTCTTTCCCCCAGtatgttgtttggtttttgactTGGTTTGGGGGGAGTGTGTATCTATCTCTGTATTTTTAATGAGgatgagattctttttttaatttttaaacttttttggttactttttaacttttctcttctttctttattttttttcttttttttttttttttttggctacaccatgtgggatcttagtttgctgaccagggattgaacccgtgcccttggcagtgaaagcacggagtcgtaaccactggacctccagggaattcactaaacttttcattttaaaatcatttcaaacatacagcaaaTTTATAAGACTAGTACATGGGAATAATACTCATGAGAGTTCTTTACTCTCTGACCAGATGTATTGGTtgtctattgctgtgtaacaaattaccaccaccaccaccacccccaaatgTAGCAGCTTGAAACAACAGACGTTAACTTATCTCACATGGTTTCTAAGGATCAGGAATCGGAAGCAGATTAACTGGAAGGTTCTGGCTCGTGATCTCTTAGGAGATTATAGTCAAGGTATCAACCAGGACTGCGGTGATATGAAGGCTTGACCCGGctggagaatctgcttccaagatggTGCACTCGTGCAACTgctggcaggagggagggccTATGTAGAGACGAACTGAGGCTGAGGCCTCCCCGAAGGGCAGCTCACAACATGCTCTacagctggcttcccccaagTGCCTGATCCAGCAGAGAGAGCGCAAGAGAGCACCCAGGATGGCAGCCACAGTCTTTTATAGtataacctaatcttggaagtgacgTGTGGTCGCTTCTCCTGAGTTCTCTTGGCCGCTTTTGACCAGAGACCAACCCTGATACAATGTGGGAGACTGGATCCGAGGAGGCGGGGATCGCTGGGGGCCGCCTCAGAAGCCGGCTGCCCCGCCACGTTTACCCACTGTAAATATCTATCTGGCTGCGATCGCTCTAGCTGTAGCCCTCTCAGcatgtctactttttttttttttccctgactcatttgagagtaaattgcagacatcatGCTTCTTTACCCCTTAATATTTTAGCATAGTATTTCAGCCCTTGAGAATAAGAGCATTCTCTTACTTGATCACAGCAGAGTTATCAGATTCCGCAAATCTAGCCGTGAGACAATACAGTTGGCAAATCCACTGTCCATAATGCAGTCTAGCCAGTGGTCCAGTGACCGCGTCATGGACCGTTCTCCTTATCTCCCTTAGCATCTGGCACGGCTGTGTTGCCACTTCACCAAACCCTCGGAAGCCTGtgcttgggggggtggggggaagtgtcGAGTGGGCCGGCTCCCTTCGCCCTTACTCACTTCAGCTACTCACCTGCTGCCGCCATTGGGTTTCTTCTCCTGTTTTCTCTAGTGTAAATAGTCCCACAGTGGCCAGCCCTGTGAACGTGCTCCTGAATGCCCCTTATCCCAGATTCCTGGAGGGGGGATTACCAGGTCAACTCGAGGGTCTTTCAAAAGCACCAGATCAAACCGCCTTCCAGAGGGTTGTCCAGGTGACAATCTCACCAGCCCCTTGAGAGCCAAGGTCCAAGCTTCTGATACCTCCTTAGAGGTGGCAAGCCTTTGGGGACAGAGAGAGTGGTTGATAGGTTAGTTGgttttttaactttgaatttgAAGTTATGCAGGGCCAAGCCTGGAGGCTTAAAAAGCAAGCCATAACTCCGGAATTGTCAGTTGGCCCACTTTGGGGGCTTGAAGCAAAGAGCCCGAGCTCTGGAGCGTGGCAGCCgtgggtggccttgggcaagtcccccGAGCCCTCTGAGCATGCGTCCTCCTTGCTCAGCTTGGAAGTCACTCACTGGGTGGTGTAGGTAAGCCAGGGAGATGACGAGCACCTGTCCAAGACTCGACCAGTACTTTTGGCTCCCTGGCCTcaatttctcatctgtgaaatgggtccaATATCATCACAGCTCTCGGGACCGTGGAGAGACCACATGAGTGGGGTACAGGTTCCCAGCCGTACGCGCTGGATCAGTGTGCACCGTCACTGGGGCACAGTGAGCAGAAAGGCGCCGCCAGCACAGTGTCAGGTACCCGGTGGTGCTCGCTGGTTCAACAGTAGCTGCTGAGGTTACGGTTCTTGGGGAGGTGGCCTCTGAGGGAAAAGAGTGCAGAGGGCTGAGGCGCTCTGGCCGAGGTGTATTGTAGGCGAGGTCACTGTACGTGTTACAGAACGAGTGCCCGGATTGCGTGCGCAAGTCTGACACATGAgtgtgcacacgcacgcacacacacatgcacgcccGTACCTGCAGGCTCACGTGGCTCCCAGGTAGGCGTGCAGCCACGGCCACACAGGCACACGGAGGCAGCGGCCACGGACACTTAGAAGGGGACCCGTAACTCATGGGCTGGTGTCCAGAGGGGCCTGACCCTGACCCTCAGTTTCAGTCCTTACCCCTGCCTCCCTGGATCCCCTAGTCCCCAGCCGTGCGCTCCTCGGCCATCAGCCCCCCGCCCCAGTATGCAGCCACAGTGTCTGTGCTGCTATCTGTTTTCCTGGGTTAGCTGGACGGTCGGGCCAGGGCCGGCGGCTGGAACGCTGCCCCCTCctggccacctccctcccccccttgCTGCTGTGCTCGTGctccccggccccccccccccccccccccgcctatCCGCTGGGCAGCTGGCGTAGTGCCCCCGCCGCCGCCACTGCTTCCTATGCTGCTACCCCCAAAGCCTGCAGAGCTCGCCTTCATCTGGGGGGACTGGGGGGGCACATGGGGAGGGGTGTGAGATCGGAGGGCAGAGGTGtcgggggatggggggatggatGGAAGGCGGAGGTGGGGACAGACAGtgtgggggaaggtggggggcgGATTGAGGGAATGAGGTAGGTGGACGTGTGCAGGGCTTGAGGGGGGCGGGTGGAGCGGTGAGGTGGGGAGTTCAGAAGTGAGAGGCGGGAAGGGTGGTGGGGTCCTTTCAGGACAAGGGGTGGCTAAGAAGCGGGGGTTTCTGGTGGGAGCGGCCGGGGTCCCCAGTGTCTTGGGGCAACGGGAGCCAAGGCTGGTTCTGACCCCGCCCCCtccgctctccctccctcccctgcccagatCCCAGCGGCGGCTCCGCTGAAGGGCCCAGGCCCCTCGTCATCCCCATCACTACCTCACCAGGCCCCGCTGGGAGACAGCCCTCACCTGCCCTCCCCGCACCCTCCGCGGCCCCCTTCCCGCCCGCCCTCCCGACCCCACTCCCGCCCACCTTCGCAGCCCCAGAGCTTGTCCCGGCCACCCTCAGAGCCTGCCCTGCACCCTTGCCCTCCGCCCCAGGCCCCCCCCACTCTGCCTAGCATCTTTGTCATCCAGAACCAGCTGGGCGTCCCCCCACCTGCGAGCACACCGGCCCCCAGTGCCCCAGGCCCACCGCAGCCCCCTCTGCGACCCCCCTCCCAGCCCTTGGAGGGGCCACTGGCCCCAGCCTCCACCTCCTCTGTCGTGGCCTCCTCCTCCGAGACGTCCTCCAGGCTGCCAGCCCCCACG harbors:
- the BICRA gene encoding BRD4-interacting chromatin-remodeling complex-associated protein isoform X3; the protein is MDDEDGRCLLDVICDPQALNDFLHGSEKLDSDDLLDNPGEAQSAFYEGPGLHVQEASGNHLNPEPSQPAPSVDLDFLEDDILGSPAAGGGGGGGADQPCDILQQSLQEANITEQTLEAEAELDLGPFQLPTLQPADGGAGPAGTGGAAAVATGPQALFPGGADLLGLQAPPTVLTHQALVPPQDVVSKALSVQPFLQPVGLGNVTLQPIPGLQGLPNGSPGGAAAATLGLAPIQVVGQPVMALNPPTSQLLAKQVPVSGYLASAAGPSEPVTLASAGVSPQGAGLVIQKNLPAAVATTLNGNSVFGGAGAATAAASGAPSGQPLAVAPGLGTSPLVPAPNVILHRTPTPIQPKPAGVLPPKLYQLTPKPFAPAGATLTIQGEAGGLPQQPKAPQNLTFMAAGKAGQNVVLSGFPAPALQANVFKQPPATTTGGAPPQPPGALSKPMSVHLLNQGSSIVIPAQHMLPGQNQFLLPGTSAVQLPQPLSALPANVGGQILAAAAPHAGGQLIANPILTNQNLAGPLSLGPVLAPHSGAHSAAHILSAAPIQVGQPALFQMPVSLAAGSLPTQSQPAPTGPAATTVLQGVTLPPSAVAMLNAPDGLVQPATPAAAAAGEAAPVLAVQTAPQASPAVSTPLPLGLQQPQAQQQQQPAQGPAPQAAPAQASTPQPSPGLASSPEKMVLGQPPSAAATAILTQDSLQMFLPQIPAAAPLKGPGPSSSPSLPHQAPLGDSPHLPSPHPPRPPSRPPSRPHSRPPSQPQSLSRPPSEPALHPCPPPQAPPTLPSIFVIQNQLGVPPPASTPAPSAPGPPQPPLRPPSQPLEGPLAPASTSSVVASSSETSSRLPAPTPPDFQLQFPPGQGPHKSPTPPPTLHLVPEPAATPAPPPRTFQMVATPFPALPQPKALLERFHQVPSGIILQSKAVGAPAAPQTSASLGPLGSPTASGLVSGQAPSGTSTAPSHAPAPAPVATAGLPPLLPAESKAFASNLPTLTVAKAAASGPGKSSGLQYECKLSSLKKPPTLQPSKEACFLEHLHKHQGSVLHPDYKTAFPSFEDALHRLLPYHVYQGALPSPNDYHKVDEEFETVSTQLLKRTQAMLNKYRLLLLEESRRVSPSAEMVMIDRMFIQEEKTTLALDKQLAKEKPDEYVSSSRSLGLPLAASSEGHRLPSHGPSPSSASGAPTQPPLHLPTKLVIRHGGAGGSPSVSWARASSSSLSSSALSSAASSLDADEDGPMPSRNRPPIKTYEARSRIGLKLKIKQEAGLSKVVHNTALDPVHQTPPPPPAALKAAEPPPRPPPPPPATGQMNGTVDHPPPPAAADRKPPAPAPHCPRLPLRKTYRENVEASGGGAAEGAAAGRARGGSPAPLPTKVDEATSGLIRELAAVEDELYQRMLKGTPAEPAAGAGQGSGSREPGWEAPPLPPAKRRKSESPDVDQASFSSDSPQDDTLTEHLQSAIDSILNLQQAPGRTPAPPYPHAAPAAVTPASPTPLHRPEAYPPSSHNGGLGARTLNR
- the BICRA gene encoding BRD4-interacting chromatin-remodeling complex-associated protein isoform X6 — translated: MDDEDGRCLLDVICDPQALNDFLHGSEKLDSDDLLDNPGEAQSAFYEGPGLHVQEASGNHLNPEPSQPAPSVDLDFLEDDILGSPAAGGGGGGGADQPCDILQQSLQEANITEQTLEAEAELDLGPFQLPTLQPADGGAGPAGTGGAAAVATGPQALFPGGADLLGLQAPPTVLTHQALVPPQDVVSKALSVQPFLQPVGLGNVTLQPIPGLQGLPNGSPGGAAAATLGLAPIQVVGQPVMALNPPTSQLLAKQVPVSGYLASAAGPSEPVTLASAGVSPQGAGLVIQKNLPAAVATTLNGNSVFGGAGAATAAASGAPSGQPLAVAPGLGTSPLVPAPNVILHRTPTPIQPKPAGVLPPKLYQLTPKPFAPAGATLTIQGEAGGLPQQPKAPQNLTFMAAGKAGQNVVLSGFPAPALQANVFKQPPATTTGGAPPQPPGALSKPMSVHLLNQGSSIVIPAQHMLPGQNQFLLPGTSAVQLPQPLSALPANVGGQILAAAAPHAGGQLIANPILTNQNLAGPLSLGPVLAPHSGAHSAAHILSAAPIQVGQPALFQMPVSLAAGSLPTQSQPAPTGPAATTVLQGVTLPPSAVAMLNAPDGLVQPATPAAAAAGEAAPVLAVQTAPQASPAVSTPLPLGLQQPQAQQQQQPAQGPAPQAAPAQASTPQPSPGLASSPEKMVLGQPPSAAATAILTQDSLQMFLPQVPSGIILQSKAVGAPAAPQTSASLGPLGSPTASGLVSGQAPSGTSTAPSHAPAPAPVATAGLPPLLPAESKAFASNLPTLTVAKAAASGPGKSSGLQYECKLSSLKKPPTLQPSKEACFLEHLHKHQGSVLHPDYKTAFPSFEDALHRLLPYHVYQGALPSPNDYHKVDEEFETVSTQLLKRTQAMLNKYRLLLLEESRRVSPSAEMVMIDRMFIQEEKTTLALDKQLAKEKPDEYVSSSRSLGLPLAASSEGHRLPSHGPSPSSASGAPTQPPLHLPTKLVIRHGGAGGSPSVSWARASSSSLSSSALSSAASSLDADEDGPMPSRNRPPIKTYEARSRIGLKLKIKQEAGLSKVVHNTALDPVHQTPPPPPAALKAAEPPPRPPPPPPATGQMNGTVDHPPPPAAADRKPPAPAPHCPRLPLRKTYRENVEASGGGAAEGAAAGRARGGSPAPLPTKVDEATSGLIRELAAVEDELYQRMLKGTPAEPAAGAGQGSGSREPGWEAPPLPPAKRRKSESPDVDQASFSSDSPQDDTLTEHLQSAIDSILNLQQAPGRTPAPPYPHAAPAAVTPASPTPLHRPEAYPPSSHNGGLGARTLNR